A genome region from Meriones unguiculatus strain TT.TT164.6M chromosome 2, Bangor_MerUng_6.1, whole genome shotgun sequence includes the following:
- the LOC132652135 gene encoding thioredoxin-like protein 4A yields MLPHLHNGWQVDEGILLKEEHMVIIHFGQEWDPTCMKMDEVLFSLAEKVNGVGVACALWHPL; encoded by the exons ATGCTTCCCCATCTGCACAATGGCTGGCAGGTAGATGAGGGCATCCTTTTGAAGGAAGAACACATGGTCATTATTCATTTTGGACAAGAGTGGGACCCCACTTGCATGAAGATGGATGAGGTTCTGTTCAGCTTGGCTGAA AAAGTAAATGGTGTTGGTGTCGCTTGTGCACTGTGGCATCCTCTCTGA